TCGGAAACGACGTGACAAGCCGTCGTCCCGGCAGCATAATCTCGGTTGACACGACCGCATCTCCTGCCCGAAGCCACCAGCCTCGCCCCGTATTTTCTCTCCTACCCACATACCGTCGCGATGTACTCGTAGCGACACGCTGTCTGCTATTTATCGCAATCCGGCACGTTCCTGGAACTCGCTGACTGGCGTTTACACTAGAGACGCGAGTTGGAAACGCGCCTTAAGACAGAGGCAAGCCATGCTGAGACAAACACGCCGCGTAGGATTTATGGCAACGCTGAGCGCGCTATTGGTCGTACTGGGCAGCACCGCGACCTTTTCCCAAGCCACACTCGTGCGCGACGGAAAGGTGCGGGCTGTCGTGGTGACTGCCGCCAAGCCATCTCAGGTGGCCGCCTACGCGGTCGAAGAGTTGGTCAATCACGTCAGGCAGGCCACGGGGCAGCAATTGCCCGTGGCAGTCGAAACCGACATCCCCACAGGTTTCGACAGCCGGGTTTTCGTCGGTGTCTGCGCTGCGGCTCAAAAACAAGGAATCGATGCCGACCAGCTTGCCATCGAAGAGTACGTGATTCGCACCGTGGGCAACGATCTGTACGTCGTCGGAAAGGAATTGTTTCCCGAGCAATATCACGGCACGCGTCCGCTTTATTCAGAGCCGTGGAATCCGCTGAGCATGGAATGCGTACATAGCGGCACGCTGCTCGGCGTTTACGAGCTGCTCGAAGGCGATCTCGGCGTGCGCTGGCTCTGGCCGGGCGATCTTGGCACCTATGTACCGCGGCGGGACACGGTCGTAATTCCTGCTTCCGAAAAAACCGTCAAGCCCCGGTTGCTCTATCGGAATCTAGGCGGATGGGACTTGCCGCAAATATTCCTTACTGGTTCCTACTTTGGCAGAAAGGTTGCACGCAACTATCGCGTCGGTGGAATGTCCGAGGAGTTCGTCAGCAAGCTTGTGTTTCCCACTGAGGAGGCAGGCTACAGCTATGGCAAGGCGGTGGAAACCTACAACCGCCGGCATCGCCGAGTGACCCAAATCGAGAATCCGCGCTGTCTCTTGGGGTCGCACGTGATCGCGGGCGTGACAGATTGGTGGGAAACGTACGGCAAAGAGCATCCTGAATGGTTTGCCATGCGCGACGACGGGCAACGTGGGCTGAAAACGCTTCGCGCCGGTGCCTGGACGCCACTCTGCGTCTCGAACCCCCAACTCCACCATTGCATTGTGGAGCAAGCCTGGGATGGCAGCGGCATTTTGACCTTGGGCGAAGCCGATGCCGCCGGCGAAAGTATGTGCCATTGTCCGCAATGCCTGGCCTGGGACGGTCCGCAACAGACCGGCTTCCCCGAGGATTTCCGTCTGTTGAAGTATACGCCGCGCGCCATGGGCGATCGCTACGCTCGCTATTGGAAAACAGTCTACGATCTGGCCGTCAAGCGCAACCCTGATGTCAAAGTTGGCGTCTACATGTATCACAACACGCTGCCTGGACCGGTCACCGACGTCAAGTTGGGTAAGAATGTCTTCGGCGAGTTCGTGATCTACGGCTCTCGGGACGGGTGGTATCCCATGAGCACGGAGGAAGACCAGTGGTATCGCGATCAGTGGCTGGCCTGGGAAAAGACGGGGATGTCGCTCGTTTACGGTCCCAACTATTTGCTGAACAGCTATGCAACGCCCAATGTCACCACACGTCAGTCCGGAGAATTCTTCAGATTCGCCGCTCAGCACGGTTTGGTGGGTACAAGTTTCCGCAGCTATACGTTCAGTTGGGCGGCCCATGGTCCGATGGCTTATATGCACCATCGTTTGCTGTGGAGTCCGGAGCTGGATATTGAGTCGATCAGGCAGGAATATTTTTCCGCTTTTGGACCTGCCGCCGCGAATATCGAACGTTACTTCGATTATTGGGAGAATTACGCCAGTACGCGCCCACCGGTGCGAGATATCAGCAACGACCCCAGGGGCGCTTTGGAACGGCTGAAAAGAATCCGTGGGCATTACCTGGCCTATCCCCCTGCCGTCTATGCTCCTGCCGAAGCAATCCTGGTCGAAGCGCTCGCCGCCGCACGCCAAGATCCGCTCCCCGAGTTTGCCCAGCGCGTCGAGTTCTTGCAGGCTGGGCTGAAACACGCTCTGTTATCCACGCGCCTCCAGGAGTTTCTCGACTTCGAGAGTCCCTCGGCAGAACGCGGTTCGGCTCCGACGGATCCTGCGAAACTCAAGCAGGCTCGCCAGGCAATGCAGGACGTGATTGCGTTCCGCCGTGATCCTCGGAATCAGTTTGTTTCCGACTACATCAGTAATGCGTCGGTGGAAAAGAACCAGATCATCAACATCGAGACTCTGTACCAGGGCGAGCCTGGAGCCGAAGAGTCTTTATTCAAAGACGATGCCAATTAGGAAAAGGCTAACCGAACGGGACATTCTCGGGGGCGCAGCATGAGTCAGCCATCGATCCGCGACGCTCTGGCGGGCGATCTTCCTGCGATCAGCGCGATTTACAACTATTACGTGCTGCATTCGACGTGTACGTATCAGCTCGAGCCCGAGTCGCTGGCTGATCGTCAAGCTTGGTTCGATGTGCATTCGCCGGACAAGTATCCTGTCATCGTCGCCGAAACGAACGGCCAGGTCGTTGGCTGGGGTTCGCTCTCAAAGTTTCACGCGCGTGCGGGCTACGCCCCCACCGTAGAGGCATCCGTGTATATCGCTCACGACTTTCATCGCCGCGGCGTGGGACGGACGATTTTACAAGCGCTTGTTGATCGGGCGAGGTCCGCGCAATTCCACACCGTTATTGGCGGGGCGAGTGCCGATCAATCGGCCAGTCTCGCGCTGCAAGAACGCCTTGGGTTTGTTCGCGTCGGCCATTTGAAAGAAGTGGGCGACAAGTTCGGCAAGCGGCTGGACGTCGTCTACATGCAACTCATGTTGTAGGCGCACAGCCATCACACGCGGCGGCTATTCCTTCGCCTCGTGATAGTCTTGCTCGGTGTTGACGTCCCAGATGTTCGCCTTGTCGGTCCGGCCGGCCAGGATGTTGTCTACCGCCATGATGGCGGTCAGCATCGAGTGGTCTTGATTATTGTACTTATGCATGCCGTTGCGCCCGACGAGAAACAGGTTCGCAAAACGGTCAAGGTACTGCCGTATCTCGTCGAAGCGTTCGTACGTGCCGAAATAGGCCGGATAAGTTTTGGGCATGCGGATCACGGTCGAATCGACGACATCCGCGCGATCAATAATCCCGATTCGCGACAACTCTTCGCTCGCCAGCGCCACGATCTCGGCGTCCGACATCTGCCAGAGCGCGTCGGACTCATAACAGAAATATTCCAGTCCCATCCAGATCTTGGACGGGTCGGCCACCATGTACGGACTCCAATTGTTGAAAATCTGCAATCGGCCCAACTGCACGTCCGGCTCCTGGATATAGATCCAGTTGTCCGTGATCGGTCGGGTGCCGTCGCGAAAGCGCTCGGACACGGCCAGCTTATTCACGAGCAGCCCGACGGTGATGAAATCGCGATAAATCAGCCCGCTGCCGACTTCGCGCACATTCCCAGGCACGCCCGCCGGCAACGCCTCGATCAATTCCTGAACCGGCATGGTGGAGAAAAAGAATTCACCCGCGTAACGCGACACCTGGCCCGTTTGCAAGTCGACCGCGCTCACGGCCACGACCCGGTCTTCGACGATATGGACATGCGTGACTTTCTTGTGGGCGATGATTTCGCCTCCGCGACGCACAATGTCGTCGGCCACTGTTTCCCACATCTGGCCCGGGCCGAATTTGGGATAGAGAAACTGCTCGATCAGCGAGGTCTCGGTCCCCTTTTGCAACACATCCTGATCTTTGCCACGCAGCAGCCCCTTTAGAAAATGCGTCATGGCTCGGGTGATCGACAGCCCCTTGATGCGCTGCGCGCCCCATTCGGCGCTAATCTTCGAGCAGCTTTCACCCCACACTTTTTCTGTGTAGGACTTGAAGAAAGTGAGATACAACTCGCGGCCGAAGCGGCTAATGAAGAATTCTTCGAGGCTCTTAGGCTGCTTGTTGGCGAATAGCGTGGCCTTGACGTAGCTCGTGCCGATCTTGACCATCCGCAGCACGCCGAGCTTAGCAACCGTGTCGGCGCTAAACTGGATTGGATAGTCGAAAAACTTCCGCAGGAAATAGATGCGGCTTTTCCGCGAGCGCAGCAGCATCACGCGATCGGTCGTCTGTGGATCGGGCCCCGCGTCAGGCCGCTCAACGTCGCGCGATTTGCCCTGGTAGGCGATCGTCGCCGCACCGGCGGCGCCGTGTTCGATCGGCATCCTCGCCAACCACCACTGCATGACGCGGTCGGACTTGGAAAAAAATCGGTGGCCGCCGATATCGATGCGGTTTCCTTTGTAGTTTACCGTGCGCGATAGTCCGCCGATCGCGTCGCTCATCTCCAGAACGACGGGGCGGATGTCCGATCGGTCCAGCAACTCGGCGGCGGCAGTCAGGCCGGCGGGCCCTGCGCCGATAATAATCGCGGTTCTGGTGCTCACAAGCTGGTCCCGATCAACTTCCGCCGCACCGTCATGCCGAGAATCCAGACCTGCACGAGAACTGCTCCGCCCTTGCGAGTGACCCCAATGATCTAGACTAACATGCGAAGGTCAGGCCGTGGGAAGCTTTTATTGATCGCCACCGCAACGGAAATGAAACGGGCGTTGCATGAGGGCGGCGCCGGACGCTTTACACGCCCTCGCGGCACATCATAATCGGCTAGTGACCACACGGCGAGCCGTCGCCGGGCAAATCTCTTGGACCCTCAGCAACCATCATGGCGGTTGGCGGCGACGAATCTGCGCAGTTGTCGGTTGATACCGCAACAACAGCGGCATTGGCCCCTTTTTTGCGCCTGCCGCCCGCGGCCGCCGCAGCCTTGGCGACGCTGGTCTTGGCCGTCGGCGTGTGGGCGGTCTACGGCAAGACGCTCCGCCAGCCGTTTGTCTTCGACGACCGAGGCTCGGTCCTCGATAATACTTCGATCACGAGGCTCCGTCCGCTGTGGGGAGACACAAACGGCCCTGGCCCGTTGACTCCGCGTAACCCGATCACGGGCGGACGGCCACTGGTGAATCTCTCGTTGGCAGTCAATTACCGACTGGGCGGCCTCAACCCGGCCGGCTACCACGCCTTTAACGTCATCGTACATTTGCTTTCGGCAATTCTGCTGTGGGCAGTCGTCAGCCGCACGCTACGGCTGACTTTTTTCGGCGCGAAGTTCGCATCAGTCGCCGATCCCTTGGCGCTGTTGGTCGCGCTTGTCTGGGCGCTGCACCCACTGCAAACGGAATGCGTTGCCTACGTCACGCAACGCACCGAGTTGATGATGGGATTGTTCTTCCTGGCGACACTCTACGCCAGCCTGCGCTATTGGAGCGCCACCTCGTCGGGCGGACGTGCGACATGGCTAACCGTGGCAACGCTAGCGTGCCTGTTAGGTATGTGTTGCAAGGAAGTCATGGTCACCGCACCTGCCCTGGTACTGCTCTTCGAGCGCACGTTCGTCGCAGGATCCTTCCGCCGCGCCGGCCGAGAATCGTGGCCGTTGTACGTTGGCCTGCTGCTGGGCTGGGGATTGCTGCTGACACTGAATATCGACGGACCGAGGTCGGGCACCGCGGGATTTGGCCACGGGGTACCCGCCTTTGCCTGGTGGTTCACCGAGGCCAAGGTGCTGCTGATGTATCTAAAGCTGACGTTCTGGCCCTGGCCGCTGGTGATCCATTACGAGATGCCGCGTCTGAACACGCTTGCTGAAGCCTGGCCCTGGGTGTTGCCCGTAGCGCTCTTGGGAATCGCCACCGTTGTATGCGTGGCACGGCGAACGGCTGTGGGATTTCTGGGAGCCTGGCTGTTCGTGATCCTCTCGCCGACGCTGGTCGTCCCCATGACGGACGAGGTTGCGGCCGAACGGAGAATGTACCTGCCGTTGGCGGCGATCGCGGCCTTGGTCGTGGTCGGCGGATACACGGCGGCGCAACGAGCTAACCAGCTCCGCGGGTCCGACGGCGATCGCGCAGCAGCCGCCTGGTGGCCGCTGGGACTTACCTTCGGCGCAACATTGCTAGCCGTCGCGATCCTCGCACTGCTGTCCGCGCGGCGCGTGGCCGTCTATGACTCGCCCCTTACCTTGTGGCAGGACGCGCTGCTGCACCAGGCCGATGATCCGATTATCCATGCCAATTTGGGTGCCGCCCTGAACAATGCTGACCGCCCCCAAGAGGCGATCCCGCATTTTCAGGAAGCGATACGATTGAAGCCTGGCGACGATAACTTGCACTACAAGCTGGGCCTCGCTCTGGTTCGCGCCGACCGATTGCCGGAGGCGATTCAGCAGTTCGAAGAAGCCCTGCGGATTGTGCCTGGCTCGGCGACCTATCATCACGTGCTGGGTTCCGCATTGGTAAACGCCGGTCGTCCGGAAGAAGGAATTGCGCATTTCCGAGAAGTCTTGCGCATCGATCCGCGCTCGGCCGAGACGCATCAGTATCTGGCCGCGGCATTGCTGAACGCCAATCAACCGCAGGAGGCTATTACCCACTTCGAGCAAGCCCTGCAAATCGGGCCTGATTCTGCAACGTTGCAACGCCAACTGGCGTTTGCGCTGGCCAAGTCGGGCCAGGCCCAGGCCGCGGCCCGTCGCTACGAGCAGTCGCTGCGGTTGGCCGCTGACACGCCTTCGGAGCGTTACTTTCTGGCAAAGACTTTGGCGGCCGCCGGTCAATTGCAAGCGGCAATCGCCGAATACACGGCCGCCTTGCGACTGGCACCTGACGCGGCGCCGCTCCATTATGATTTGGCCTTGGCTTTGCTCCAAGCCGACCGGCAACTCGACGCGATCGAACACTTCACTCGCGTCGAACGCCTGCGACCAGACGACGTAGATGTACGCATGCAACTCGCCACGACATTTGCCGGCTTGGGCCGAACGTCGGATGCGATCACCGCGGCGGAAAACGCACTGAAACTGGCGCGCTCTCAGGGGAAGCAGGCCGACGCTGAAAAGGTCGAAACCTTGTTGGCTAAACTTCGCCAACCGGAGCCGAATCCATGAATCGCCACGTCGCGCATCGGCGCCGTATCTCGGTCGACCTTATCCGAATCGACAACCGAACATTGCGCATGCCATACGACGGCGCGCCCTAACGAGCGCTTGGACACCCCCCTGCAGAATGAAACATGCCCGTTGGCCTTGAGACGTTGAATAATCCGGGATTTCCTTTGACCGTAAGGCGGCCGCTTGTGTAGATTGCTGCATGTCGGCAGGCGAGCAGGAAAACCTCCCAAAAAGCGGCTGAAGAGGTCATGGCTGCACGCCAATCCGCGGACTTGGTGGGGACCGTCCGCATGCCCGACAGGGCATTCGCAACATTTGTGAATCCACGCTCTGATGCCTGGGACCAGGCGGTTATGCGACGTGCGTCGGATGGACGAGTCTCCTCCGTCGATGCCGAGCTCTCGGAAAAGGACAAGAGGCGATGCAGCCACGCAGTGCGAAGACTCCGCGCAACGGTAGTGCTCGTTCCAGGGATGGTCGATCGCGACGCGGTCGAGTAACAATCTTCGAACGACTTGAAATACGTCGCTTGCTGACGGTCGATGTGGGCCCGATACCGTACGCGTCGTCAGGCTGGTCAGAGCCCGTCGCGATGGTCGACCGTCCCAACGGCGACGCCGAGCCATTGGGCAGCTCGGCCCCCGTCGGATTTCAGCCGGCGCAAATCAGGCACGCTTATGGATTCGATCAAGTCTCAGTAAGCGGCGGGATCGTGGGAGACGGCAGCGGACAGACCATAGCCATCGTCGATGCCTATGACACACCGAACATTCTCAGCGAGTTGCAGGCCTTCGACGCCCAGTTTGGGATACCCGACCCACCCAGCTTTAAGCGCGTCGCGCAAGACGGATCGACGAACTACCCGCCCGTCGATCCGCGCGGCGCAGGCGTTAATAATTGGGAGCTGGAAACGGCGCTC
This genomic stretch from Pirellulales bacterium harbors:
- a CDS encoding tetratricopeptide repeat protein, with the translated sequence MAVGGDESAQLSVDTATTAALAPFLRLPPAAAAALATLVLAVGVWAVYGKTLRQPFVFDDRGSVLDNTSITRLRPLWGDTNGPGPLTPRNPITGGRPLVNLSLAVNYRLGGLNPAGYHAFNVIVHLLSAILLWAVVSRTLRLTFFGAKFASVADPLALLVALVWALHPLQTECVAYVTQRTELMMGLFFLATLYASLRYWSATSSGGRATWLTVATLACLLGMCCKEVMVTAPALVLLFERTFVAGSFRRAGRESWPLYVGLLLGWGLLLTLNIDGPRSGTAGFGHGVPAFAWWFTEAKVLLMYLKLTFWPWPLVIHYEMPRLNTLAEAWPWVLPVALLGIATVVCVARRTAVGFLGAWLFVILSPTLVVPMTDEVAAERRMYLPLAAIAALVVVGGYTAAQRANQLRGSDGDRAAAAWWPLGLTFGATLLAVAILALLSARRVAVYDSPLTLWQDALLHQADDPIIHANLGAALNNADRPQEAIPHFQEAIRLKPGDDNLHYKLGLALVRADRLPEAIQQFEEALRIVPGSATYHHVLGSALVNAGRPEEGIAHFREVLRIDPRSAETHQYLAAALLNANQPQEAITHFEQALQIGPDSATLQRQLAFALAKSGQAQAAARRYEQSLRLAADTPSERYFLAKTLAAAGQLQAAIAEYTAALRLAPDAAPLHYDLALALLQADRQLDAIEHFTRVERLRPDDVDVRMQLATTFAGLGRTSDAITAAENALKLARSQGKQADAEKVETLLAKLRQPEPNP
- a CDS encoding GNAT family N-acetyltransferase → MSQPSIRDALAGDLPAISAIYNYYVLHSTCTYQLEPESLADRQAWFDVHSPDKYPVIVAETNGQVVGWGSLSKFHARAGYAPTVEASVYIAHDFHRRGVGRTILQALVDRARSAQFHTVIGGASADQSASLALQERLGFVRVGHLKEVGDKFGKRLDVVYMQLML
- a CDS encoding NAD(P)/FAD-dependent oxidoreductase, which produces MSTRTAIIIGAGPAGLTAAAELLDRSDIRPVVLEMSDAIGGLSRTVNYKGNRIDIGGHRFFSKSDRVMQWWLARMPIEHGAAGAATIAYQGKSRDVERPDAGPDPQTTDRVMLLRSRKSRIYFLRKFFDYPIQFSADTVAKLGVLRMVKIGTSYVKATLFANKQPKSLEEFFISRFGRELYLTFFKSYTEKVWGESCSKISAEWGAQRIKGLSITRAMTHFLKGLLRGKDQDVLQKGTETSLIEQFLYPKFGPGQMWETVADDIVRRGGEIIAHKKVTHVHIVEDRVVAVSAVDLQTGQVSRYAGEFFFSTMPVQELIEALPAGVPGNVREVGSGLIYRDFITVGLLVNKLAVSERFRDGTRPITDNWIYIQEPDVQLGRLQIFNNWSPYMVADPSKIWMGLEYFCYESDALWQMSDAEIVALASEELSRIGIIDRADVVDSTVIRMPKTYPAYFGTYERFDEIRQYLDRFANLFLVGRNGMHKYNNQDHSMLTAIMAVDNILAGRTDKANIWDVNTEQDYHEAKE
- a CDS encoding DUF4838 domain-containing protein, whose product is MLRQTRRVGFMATLSALLVVLGSTATFSQATLVRDGKVRAVVVTAAKPSQVAAYAVEELVNHVRQATGQQLPVAVETDIPTGFDSRVFVGVCAAAQKQGIDADQLAIEEYVIRTVGNDLYVVGKELFPEQYHGTRPLYSEPWNPLSMECVHSGTLLGVYELLEGDLGVRWLWPGDLGTYVPRRDTVVIPASEKTVKPRLLYRNLGGWDLPQIFLTGSYFGRKVARNYRVGGMSEEFVSKLVFPTEEAGYSYGKAVETYNRRHRRVTQIENPRCLLGSHVIAGVTDWWETYGKEHPEWFAMRDDGQRGLKTLRAGAWTPLCVSNPQLHHCIVEQAWDGSGILTLGEADAAGESMCHCPQCLAWDGPQQTGFPEDFRLLKYTPRAMGDRYARYWKTVYDLAVKRNPDVKVGVYMYHNTLPGPVTDVKLGKNVFGEFVIYGSRDGWYPMSTEEDQWYRDQWLAWEKTGMSLVYGPNYLLNSYATPNVTTRQSGEFFRFAAQHGLVGTSFRSYTFSWAAHGPMAYMHHRLLWSPELDIESIRQEYFSAFGPAAANIERYFDYWENYASTRPPVRDISNDPRGALERLKRIRGHYLAYPPAVYAPAEAILVEALAAARQDPLPEFAQRVEFLQAGLKHALLSTRLQEFLDFESPSAERGSAPTDPAKLKQARQAMQDVIAFRRDPRNQFVSDYISNASVEKNQIINIETLYQGEPGAEESLFKDDAN